In Lysinibacillus sp. FSL M8-0337, the following proteins share a genomic window:
- a CDS encoding BMP family protein, with the protein MKKRKFGLVLSSVLAASAILGACGTKDEEKPAKDNASSGDNNTEETFSVAMVTDVGGVDDKSFNQSAWEGVQAYGKEHNLKKGEGGFDYLQSSSDADYETNLNNLLRRNFDLVFGIGFMMADAVEAVAADNPDKHFALIDAEVKADNVVSILFKEQEGAFLAGVAAAKMSKTGKIGFVGGVDIPVINRFEAGFVEGAKAVNPDIEIQRNYTGAFDKADLGKIAANSMYSSGVDIIFHAAGATGNGVFSEAKERKAKDPKANVWVIGVDADQYDEGKVDDKTNVTLTSMLKGVNAAVVDFSNKAKNGEFPGGTTVVYGLAEDGVKLADSRGAIPADVQAVIDEYKEKIASGEIVVPEKVEK; encoded by the coding sequence ATGAAAAAACGTAAATTTGGTTTAGTATTATCATCAGTTTTAGCTGCAAGTGCAATTTTAGGTGCATGTGGTACGAAAGACGAAGAAAAACCTGCAAAAGACAATGCTTCATCAGGTGATAACAACACAGAAGAAACTTTCTCAGTAGCAATGGTTACTGATGTAGGTGGCGTTGACGATAAATCATTCAACCAATCAGCATGGGAAGGTGTTCAAGCTTATGGTAAAGAACACAACCTTAAAAAAGGTGAGGGTGGTTTCGACTACTTACAATCATCATCTGACGCTGACTACGAAACGAACTTAAACAATTTACTACGTCGTAACTTTGACCTAGTATTTGGTATTGGTTTCATGATGGCTGATGCTGTTGAAGCGGTAGCTGCTGACAACCCAGACAAACACTTCGCATTAATCGATGCTGAAGTAAAAGCTGACAACGTTGTTTCTATTCTTTTCAAAGAACAAGAAGGTGCATTTTTAGCAGGTGTAGCGGCTGCTAAAATGTCTAAAACAGGTAAAATCGGCTTCGTAGGTGGCGTAGATATCCCAGTTATCAATCGTTTTGAAGCTGGTTTCGTTGAAGGTGCTAAAGCTGTTAACCCAGATATCGAAATTCAACGCAACTATACAGGTGCATTTGATAAAGCGGACCTTGGTAAAATTGCTGCTAACAGCATGTACTCTTCAGGCGTAGATATTATTTTCCACGCTGCTGGTGCAACTGGTAACGGTGTATTCTCTGAAGCAAAAGAGCGTAAAGCAAAAGACCCTAAGGCAAACGTATGGGTAATCGGTGTAGATGCTGACCAATATGATGAAGGTAAAGTAGATGATAAAACAAACGTGACTTTAACTTCTATGTTAAAAGGTGTTAACGCTGCAGTAGTAGATTTCTCAAACAAAGCGAAAAATGGTGAATTCCCAGGCGGTACAACAGTTGTTTACGGTCTTGCTGAAGACGGTGTAAAACTGGCTGATTCTCGCGGTGCAATCCCAGCAGACGTACAAGCTGTTATTGACGAATATAAAGAAAAAATTGCTAGCGGTGAAATCGTAGTTCCAGAAAAAGTGGAAAAATAA
- a CDS encoding ABC transporter ATP-binding protein produces MEYVIEMLGIRKEFGGFVANNNITLQLKKGEIHALLGENGAGKSTLMNVLFGLYQPEGGKIRVRGKAVKITNPNVANDLGIGMVHQHFMLVENFTVTENIILGSEPTKMGVVNIKDAAKKVQALSEKYGLDVDPNAKIEDITVGMQQRVEILKTLYRGAEILIFDEPTASLTPQEITELIQIMRRLIAEGKSIILITHKLKEIMDVSDRVTIIRKGEGIGTVVTAETNPDQLAELMVGRQVEFKTEKIDANPTEEVLTIEQLVVTDYRNIDKVKGLNLNVRKGEIVGIAGIDGNGQSELIEAITGLRKVKSGTVKLNGKDVTNMKPRKITEQGVGHIPQDRHKHGLVLDFPIGHNIALQTYYQPPIAKGFVMDYKKVSEKAKQVIQEYDVRTGNGEMTPARALSGGNQQKAIIGREIDRDPDLLIAALPTRGLDVGAIEFIHSRLIEQRDKGKAVLLISFELDEVMNVSDRIAVIYDGQIVDELNPKETTEQELGLLMAGQSKKNSTNIAKEGND; encoded by the coding sequence TTGGAATACGTGATTGAGATGCTTGGAATTCGCAAAGAGTTTGGTGGATTCGTAGCAAATAATAACATCACCCTCCAACTAAAAAAAGGCGAGATTCATGCACTGCTAGGAGAAAATGGTGCAGGTAAATCGACTTTAATGAACGTCCTTTTTGGTCTGTATCAGCCAGAGGGTGGAAAAATTCGTGTTCGTGGGAAAGCTGTTAAAATTACAAACCCGAATGTTGCCAATGATTTGGGGATTGGCATGGTGCATCAACACTTTATGTTGGTGGAAAACTTTACAGTAACAGAAAACATTATTTTAGGTTCAGAACCTACAAAAATGGGTGTAGTCAATATTAAAGATGCAGCGAAAAAGGTGCAAGCGCTTTCTGAGAAGTATGGGCTCGATGTAGATCCAAATGCAAAAATCGAAGACATCACTGTAGGAATGCAGCAACGTGTTGAGATTTTAAAAACGCTATATCGTGGCGCAGAAATTTTAATTTTCGATGAACCGACTGCTTCTTTAACGCCACAAGAAATTACAGAGCTTATTCAAATTATGCGCCGATTAATCGCTGAAGGTAAATCCATTATTTTAATTACACATAAGCTGAAAGAAATTATGGATGTATCTGATCGAGTGACAATTATTCGTAAAGGGGAAGGGATTGGTACGGTTGTAACGGCTGAAACAAACCCTGACCAATTAGCTGAATTAATGGTTGGTCGTCAGGTTGAGTTTAAAACAGAAAAAATAGATGCTAATCCAACCGAGGAAGTACTAACGATTGAGCAGTTAGTCGTAACAGACTACCGTAATATCGATAAAGTAAAAGGTCTTAACCTTAATGTTCGTAAAGGTGAAATTGTCGGAATTGCTGGTATTGATGGTAATGGTCAATCAGAGCTAATCGAGGCAATTACGGGTTTACGTAAAGTGAAAAGCGGTACGGTAAAGCTTAACGGCAAAGATGTAACAAACATGAAACCACGTAAAATTACAGAACAAGGTGTAGGGCATATTCCACAAGACCGTCATAAGCATGGACTAGTGTTAGATTTCCCAATCGGTCACAATATTGCACTCCAAACATATTATCAACCACCGATTGCTAAAGGCTTTGTAATGGATTATAAAAAGGTATCGGAAAAAGCGAAACAAGTTATTCAAGAATATGATGTGCGTACAGGGAATGGCGAGATGACGCCTGCACGAGCACTTTCGGGTGGTAACCAGCAAAAAGCGATTATTGGTCGTGAAATTGACCGAGATCCAGATCTACTGATTGCAGCACTTCCGACACGTGGGCTAGACGTAGGGGCAATTGAATTTATCCACTCTCGACTAATCGAGCAGCGTGATAAAGGGAAAGCCGTATTATTAATTTCGTTTGAGTTAGATGAAGTAATGAATGTTTCAGACCGAATCGCTGTTATTTATGACGGTCAAATTGTGGATGAGCTAAATCCAAAAGAAACAACAGAGCAAGAGCTTGGTCTATTAATGGCGGGACAAAGTAAAAAAAATAGCACAAATATAGCGAAGGAGGGGAACGACTAA
- a CDS encoding ABC transporter permease, with amino-acid sequence MSNRVINILVPIISIIIGLIVGAIVMVVSGYDPIQGYSALWTGIFGDSYSIGNTIRQITPYILAGLAVAFAFRTGLFNIGVEGQLILGWLAAAWVGYAFELPKIIHLPLALLAAAAAGAFWAFIAGFLKAKFKVHEVIATIMLNYTALYIANAVIKKLSDGSFKTERVLESASLRSPFLRELTDNSSLHYGILIALLMVVVMWFILEKTTRGYELKAVGFNQHAAEYAGMSVNKNVILAMTISGMFAGLGGAMEALGTFQNASIKAGFTGIGFDGIAVALLGANTPLGVVFGASLFGSLKYGALNMPNAAGIPEEIVSIIIALIIFFVASGYVIRVGLQKLSKKKEGQ; translated from the coding sequence ATGTCAAATCGTGTCATTAATATACTCGTTCCTATCATCTCAATCATTATCGGTTTAATTGTTGGTGCTATCGTAATGGTAGTCAGCGGCTATGACCCAATCCAAGGTTATAGTGCTCTTTGGACAGGTATTTTTGGAGATTCATATTCAATCGGGAACACAATTCGTCAAATAACACCGTATATTTTAGCAGGTCTAGCGGTAGCATTTGCCTTCCGTACTGGCTTATTCAACATCGGGGTTGAAGGTCAGTTAATTTTAGGTTGGCTTGCAGCAGCATGGGTAGGCTATGCTTTTGAACTACCAAAAATTATTCACTTGCCATTGGCATTACTCGCTGCAGCAGCAGCAGGTGCATTTTGGGCCTTTATTGCAGGTTTCTTAAAAGCGAAATTTAAAGTTCATGAAGTAATTGCGACAATTATGCTAAACTATACAGCGCTTTATATTGCGAACGCTGTTATTAAAAAATTGTCAGATGGTAGCTTTAAAACAGAACGTGTACTTGAATCGGCTTCATTACGTTCTCCGTTTTTAAGAGAGCTTACAGACAACTCAAGTCTTCACTATGGGATTCTGATAGCACTTCTGATGGTAGTGGTAATGTGGTTTATTTTAGAAAAAACAACACGTGGTTATGAGTTAAAAGCAGTTGGTTTTAACCAACACGCGGCAGAATATGCTGGTATGAGTGTCAATAAAAACGTTATTTTAGCCATGACAATTTCAGGTATGTTTGCTGGTCTTGGTGGCGCGATGGAGGCACTTGGTACTTTCCAAAATGCATCCATTAAAGCAGGCTTCACAGGGATTGGTTTTGATGGTATCGCTGTTGCCTTACTTGGGGCAAATACACCACTTGGCGTAGTATTCGGGGCTTCTTTATTTGGTTCGTTAAAATATGGTGCTCTTAATATGCCGAATGCTGCAGGGATTCCAGAGGAAATCGTATCAATTATTATCGCCTTGATTATTTTCTTTGTAGCTTCAGGCTACGTTATTCGAGTAGGATTACAAAAGTTAAGTAAGAAAAAGGAGGGACAATAA
- a CDS encoding ABC transporter permease: protein MSFLEMLYFIIPSAILYATPLIFTAIGGVFSERSGVVNIGLEGLMIVGAFVGIFVNLEYASQLGSATVWVAMLAAVIIGGIFSLLHAVAAISFRADQTVSGVAINLLGLAVTVFLVKMIYDKGQTDMIEQPIRRFAVPYLEDIPFFGPLLFHNVYSTSILAFAVAIGAWFIIYKTPFGLRLRAVGEHPMAADTMGVNVNKMRYIAVVLSGALGGLGGAVYAQTITGNFSHATIAGQGFMALAAMIFGKWHPMGALGAALFFGLAQTLSIAGNQIPYVQDIPAVYLQILPYVLTILALAGFIGKANAPKASGQPYIKGKR, encoded by the coding sequence ATGAGCTTTTTAGAAATGTTATATTTCATCATCCCTTCTGCAATCCTTTATGCGACACCATTAATTTTCACTGCAATCGGTGGTGTATTCTCTGAACGTTCAGGTGTTGTTAACATCGGGCTAGAAGGTTTAATGATTGTCGGCGCATTTGTTGGTATTTTTGTCAATTTAGAATATGCATCACAATTAGGTTCCGCAACAGTATGGGTGGCAATGCTTGCAGCAGTGATTATCGGAGGAATTTTCTCCTTACTACATGCCGTCGCGGCAATCTCATTCCGTGCCGATCAAACGGTTTCTGGGGTAGCTATTAACTTACTTGGTTTAGCGGTTACAGTATTCTTAGTGAAAATGATTTATGATAAAGGTCAGACAGATATGATTGAACAACCAATTCGTCGTTTTGCTGTTCCTTACTTAGAGGATATTCCGTTCTTTGGACCATTATTATTCCATAACGTATATAGCACTTCGATTTTAGCCTTTGCTGTGGCAATAGGTGCTTGGTTTATCATTTATAAAACACCATTTGGTTTACGTTTACGTGCAGTAGGAGAACACCCAATGGCAGCTGATACAATGGGTGTAAACGTTAATAAAATGCGCTATATCGCTGTTGTTCTTTCAGGTGCACTTGGTGGTCTTGGTGGCGCGGTTTATGCACAAACAATTACAGGGAATTTCTCACATGCAACGATTGCTGGGCAAGGGTTCATGGCACTTGCGGCGATGATCTTTGGTAAATGGCATCCAATGGGAGCGTTAGGGGCAGCGTTATTCTTTGGTTTAGCCCAAACGTTAAGTATTGCAGGGAATCAAATTCCGTATGTGCAAGATATTCCAGCAGTATATTTACAAATTTTACCTTATGTCTTAACGATTTTAGCGTTAGCCGGATTTATTGGGAAAGCGAATGCACCAAAAGCAAGTGGTCAACCTTACATTAAAGGCAAACGATAA
- a CDS encoding pitrilysin family protein, which produces MFKTIPFAKGVNLHIRQTTQFKTVNFSIKWRRALTAKCASERTVLTNVLQHSNAKYTTTAAFRSFLDDLYGTVLYFDTSKRGNEHTVLMNMETVNDQFLANTSVLNEVLGIMHTAIFEPNFENGVFKESIVEREKKMVIQRIESIFDDKSRFAQMRLQEILRPNEPASISANGTVEDIESITPASLVAAYESMLTTDKIDIYVAGDINEEELVAKLKKALPFKDRIPEEIPTVVPQKHPQNDYVREQQEMKQGKLHIGFSTPVRFGDADFAKMQIFNGVFGGYPHAKLFMNVREKESLAYYASSSYASHYGLLFVVSGIEAKNEEKALNLIKEQLVAIQAGNITDLELDQTKAMLTNQLKESLDSARGQIEIFDQYKDLPEEFSVEAWATKWQAVTKEDVVDMAKQVKLEAVYFLSGKEQAAQ; this is translated from the coding sequence ATGTTTAAAACAATACCTTTTGCAAAAGGTGTCAATTTGCATATCCGACAAACGACCCAATTTAAAACAGTAAATTTCTCGATAAAATGGAGAAGAGCATTAACAGCCAAATGTGCGTCTGAACGTACGGTGTTAACCAATGTATTGCAACATAGCAATGCAAAATATACAACAACTGCCGCTTTTCGTAGTTTTTTAGATGACCTTTATGGGACAGTGTTGTATTTTGATACATCAAAGCGTGGTAACGAGCATACGGTATTGATGAATATGGAAACCGTAAATGATCAATTTTTGGCGAATACAAGTGTATTAAATGAAGTGCTAGGTATCATGCATACAGCTATTTTTGAGCCGAATTTTGAAAACGGTGTATTTAAGGAATCAATAGTAGAACGCGAAAAGAAAATGGTCATCCAACGTATTGAATCCATTTTTGACGATAAATCTCGCTTTGCACAGATGCGTCTTCAGGAAATTCTACGTCCAAATGAGCCTGCCTCTATTTCAGCAAATGGGACAGTGGAAGACATCGAAAGTATTACACCAGCATCTTTAGTGGCAGCGTACGAATCAATGCTAACTACTGACAAAATCGATATTTATGTTGCAGGCGATATCAATGAAGAAGAGCTTGTTGCAAAACTGAAAAAGGCACTGCCTTTTAAAGATCGTATACCTGAAGAAATTCCAACTGTTGTGCCTCAAAAACACCCACAAAATGATTATGTACGCGAACAACAGGAAATGAAGCAAGGGAAATTGCATATTGGCTTTAGTACACCAGTGCGATTTGGTGATGCGGATTTTGCTAAAATGCAAATCTTTAATGGTGTTTTCGGTGGCTATCCACATGCCAAATTATTTATGAATGTTCGTGAAAAGGAAAGTTTGGCTTACTATGCTTCAAGCTCATATGCATCACATTATGGCTTATTATTTGTGGTATCTGGCATTGAGGCGAAAAATGAAGAAAAAGCACTAAATTTGATTAAAGAACAACTTGTGGCAATACAAGCAGGGAATATTACCGATTTAGAATTAGACCAAACGAAAGCGATGCTGACAAATCAGTTAAAGGAATCGCTTGATTCTGCGCGTGGTCAAATTGAAATTTTTGACCAATACAAAGATTTACCAGAGGAATTTTCTGTCGAAGCTTGGGCAACGAAGTGGCAAGCTGTGACAAAAGAAGATGTTGTCGACATGGCGAAGCAAGTGAAGTTAGAAGCGGTCTATTTCTTAAGTGGAAAGGAGCAAGCCGCACAATGA